A part of Desulfofundulus salinus genomic DNA contains:
- the obgE gene encoding GTPase ObgE, whose protein sequence is MFFDTAKIYVKGGDGGNGCVAFRREKYVPEGGPAGGDGGRGGNVILKVDPGLRTLVDFRYQRHYKAGRGQHGMGKNMHGRQGEDLILRVPPGTLVRDAATGEVIADLVYPGQEVVVARGGRGGRGNARFASAVNRAPRMAEKGEPGEERWLELELKLLADVGLVGFPNAGKSTLIARVSAARPKIADYPFTTLVPNLGVVRVDEGRSFVMADIPGLIEGAHAGAGLGHQFLRHTERTRLLVHVLDIAGSEGRDPLKDFEIINRELALYDPALAIRPMVVAANKMDLPGATENLDRLREALGDRYEIFPISALNGEGTTPLIYRLAELLDRLPAPEPVVEERVRVTRVEEPRFTVSRQNGVFVVEGREIERHVAMTDLENEEAVERLQRVISRMGLEDALREAGIREGDTVRIGKFEFTYIE, encoded by the coding sequence ATGTTTTTTGATACCGCAAAGATTTATGTCAAGGGAGGAGACGGCGGAAACGGGTGCGTGGCCTTTCGCCGGGAAAAGTACGTCCCCGAAGGCGGGCCGGCGGGGGGTGACGGCGGCCGGGGCGGGAACGTAATCCTGAAAGTGGATCCGGGCCTGCGCACCCTGGTGGATTTCCGCTACCAGCGTCATTACAAGGCCGGGCGGGGCCAGCACGGCATGGGTAAGAACATGCACGGCAGGCAGGGGGAGGACCTGATCCTCAGGGTCCCCCCGGGTACGCTGGTGCGGGATGCCGCTACCGGGGAAGTGATTGCCGACCTGGTATACCCCGGGCAGGAAGTGGTGGTGGCCCGGGGAGGACGGGGAGGACGGGGGAATGCCCGTTTTGCCAGTGCGGTGAACAGGGCTCCCCGCATGGCCGAAAAAGGCGAGCCGGGAGAGGAACGCTGGTTGGAACTGGAACTCAAGCTGCTGGCCGATGTGGGACTGGTGGGTTTTCCTAACGCCGGCAAATCCACCCTGATCGCCAGGGTATCAGCCGCCCGCCCCAAAATTGCCGACTACCCCTTCACCACCCTGGTGCCCAATTTGGGCGTGGTGCGGGTGGACGAGGGGCGCAGTTTTGTCATGGCCGACATACCCGGCCTCATTGAAGGGGCCCACGCCGGTGCCGGGTTGGGCCACCAGTTTCTACGCCACACGGAACGGACGCGCCTTTTGGTGCACGTCCTGGATATTGCCGGGAGTGAGGGACGGGATCCTCTGAAGGATTTTGAAATCATCAACCGGGAGCTGGCCCTCTATGACCCGGCCCTGGCGATACGCCCCATGGTGGTGGCCGCAAATAAAATGGATTTACCCGGGGCCACGGAGAACCTGGACCGTTTGCGTGAGGCCCTGGGTGACAGGTACGAAATTTTCCCCATCAGTGCCTTGAACGGGGAAGGCACAACTCCCCTGATTTATCGCCTGGCTGAATTGCTTGACCGGCTCCCGGCCCCGGAGCCAGTGGTTGAGGAAAGGGTGCGCGTAACCAGGGTAGAGGAACCCCGGTTTACCGTATCCCGCCAGAATGGAGTGTTTGTAGTGGAAGGACGGGAGATCGAGCGCCACGTGGCCATGACCGACCTGGAGAACGAAGAGGCGGTGGAAAGACTGCAGCGGGTCATTTCCCGGATGGGTTTGGAAGATGCCTTAAGGGAAGCGGGCATCCGGGAGGGGGACACGGTGCGCATCGGGAAATTTGAGTTTACTTACATTGAGTGA
- a CDS encoding RNA recognition motif domain-containing protein produces the protein MVRTLYVGNLPWATRAEDLEEAFSRYGEIISARVITDRQTGRSRGFGFVEVADKDADAIIAALNGTEFNGRVITVNEARPREERA, from the coding sequence GTGGTGCGCACCCTTTATGTGGGGAATTTGCCCTGGGCTACCAGGGCTGAGGATTTAGAAGAAGCTTTCTCCCGGTATGGTGAAATCATCAGCGCCCGGGTGATTACCGACCGCCAGACCGGGCGGTCAAGGGGATTTGGCTTTGTTGAGGTGGCCGATAAAGATGCCGATGCCATCATTGCCGCCTTGAACGGGACCGAATTCAACGGTCGGGTAATCACGGTTAATGAAGCCAGGCCCAGGGAAGAGCGTGCTTAA
- a CDS encoding succinate dehydrogenase, with translation MTTQEKLLTRNPRADLLVDLAELVSGLLLVGFLWTHMLFVASILLGGRTFDRLSIFLDEYYLSYIGIPFIIVVALVHIVTAGRRIPNKWHEQRIILRHSKMLGHTDTWIWVFQTITGMAILVLAGIHVWMVLAGWPIRAITSAERIQSFLWFYIVLLLVGEYHAGFGLYRQFVKWGWINRHTIGVVLKTITVIIVALGAVTLWAFMRLGGAQ, from the coding sequence ATGACCACGCAAGAAAAACTGCTCACCCGCAATCCCCGGGCCGATCTGCTGGTGGATCTGGCTGAGCTGGTCAGCGGTCTTTTACTTGTCGGGTTCCTGTGGACCCACATGTTATTTGTGGCCTCCATATTGCTCGGCGGCAGGACCTTTGACCGGTTGTCAATCTTTTTGGACGAGTATTACCTCTCTTATATCGGCATTCCTTTTATTATCGTGGTGGCCCTGGTCCATATCGTGACAGCCGGCAGACGAATCCCCAACAAATGGCATGAGCAGCGCATTATCCTGCGCCATAGCAAAATGCTGGGCCACACCGACACCTGGATATGGGTTTTCCAAACCATCACCGGCATGGCCATTCTGGTTCTGGCCGGCATTCACGTCTGGATGGTCCTGGCCGGCTGGCCCATCCGGGCTATTACCAGTGCCGAGCGGATACAATCCTTCCTCTGGTTTTATATCGTCCTGCTCCTGGTGGGCGAATACCACGCCGGTTTTGGACTTTACCGCCAGTTTGTGAAATGGGGTTGGATTAACAGGCATACCATTGGAGTGGTACTGAAAACTATAACGGTAATCATCGTGGCCCTGGGAGCAGTCACCCTGTGGGCCTTCATGCGGCTAGGAGGTGCACAATGA
- a CDS encoding selenium metabolism-associated LysR family transcriptional regulator yields the protein MLDHQLRVFVTVAEKKNFSRAAEVLNLTQPAISQHIHALEEHYRARLFDRSNKKVELTQAGTILYSYAKKILNLHQEAERAVTDLIELVTGKIAVGASMTIGEYVLPRLLGAFAQKYPDVELAMTIGNTAMVYEQTLEGSIDIGLVEGPVEHAHLQVEPFLTDEMVLIVSPGHPLAGKSQATGEDLESCTFILREEGSGTRVAAENALRQMDVTPARIIVMGSTQAIKQAVEAGLGISFLSKWTIRKELALGTIKPVRLKDLNITREFKIIRNRTKFQSRACDEFARFITSEEVIAALQARA from the coding sequence GTGCTCGATCACCAATTGCGAGTTTTTGTAACAGTAGCGGAAAAGAAGAATTTTTCCCGGGCCGCCGAAGTATTAAATCTCACCCAGCCGGCCATCAGCCAGCACATCCACGCCCTGGAAGAGCACTACCGGGCACGGCTCTTTGACCGGTCAAATAAAAAGGTGGAGCTGACCCAGGCCGGTACCATCCTTTATTCCTACGCCAAAAAAATTTTAAACCTGCACCAGGAGGCCGAACGGGCGGTAACCGACCTTATTGAACTGGTTACCGGAAAGATTGCGGTGGGGGCCAGCATGACCATTGGGGAGTACGTGCTGCCCCGGCTGCTGGGCGCCTTTGCCCAGAAGTATCCCGATGTGGAGCTGGCCATGACCATCGGCAACACGGCCATGGTCTATGAACAAACCCTGGAAGGAAGCATTGACATCGGCCTGGTGGAGGGGCCGGTGGAGCATGCCCACCTGCAGGTGGAACCTTTTCTCACCGATGAAATGGTGCTCATCGTCTCCCCGGGACATCCACTGGCCGGCAAATCCCAGGCTACGGGAGAGGACCTGGAATCCTGCACCTTCATCCTCCGGGAGGAAGGTTCCGGCACCCGTGTGGCCGCGGAAAACGCCCTGCGCCAGATGGATGTTACACCGGCCAGGATAATTGTCATGGGCAGCACCCAGGCCATTAAGCAGGCCGTGGAAGCGGGCCTGGGCATCTCCTTCCTTTCCAAGTGGACCATCCGCAAAGAACTGGCCCTGGGTACCATCAAACCCGTACGGCTGAAGGATCTGAACATAACCAGGGAGTTCAAAATCATCCGCAACCGGACCAAGTTCCAGTCCCGGGCCTGCGATGAATTCGCCCGGTTTATCACCTCTGAGGAGGTAATAGCGGCCCTGCAGGCCAGGGCTTAA
- a CDS encoding fumarate reductase flavoprotein subunit translates to MSVYQTLTTDVLVIGAGLAGERTAIEAATHGLDVIILSLVPPRRSHSTAAQGGMQASLGNCAMGYGDNPDIHFEDTVKGSDWGCDQDVARLFANTAPIAVRQMAYWGVPWNRVVAGRKTLPDGREIEDLKEYEGLITARDFGGTAKWRTCYTSDGTGHTLQYTMDSIVIKMGITVHDRMEAIALIHDGENCYGAVARCLRTGQLHAYLARSTVIATGGYGRLYGISTNAVINEGSGMFLALETGVVPLGNMEAVQFHPTGMVPVGILITEGARGDGGYLLDKNLHRFMPDYEPKKKELASRDVVSRRMIQHIRKGYGVESKWGPHLWLDIRHLGRKHIYTNLREIANICKNFAGIDPAKDLIPVRPTQHYSMGGVRTNIDGHAYGLKGLFAVGEAACWDLHGFNRLGGNSLAETIVAGMVVGKKVAEYTLGAALDCPLKLVDEHVKRQENRINDLISGRLGNENVYELRKQMEDTLMEYVGIFRNGPDLQKAVDKLQELYRRSLRLGLRSSGKYANPELASALRLPGMIRLALCIAYGALNRTESRGSHAREDYPYRDDVNWLKRTLAYWPPGAELPVLKYEPVKITELPPGDRGYGESSAANAAKPENVQ, encoded by the coding sequence ATGAGCGTCTACCAAACCCTCACCACGGATGTATTAGTCATCGGTGCCGGCCTGGCCGGAGAACGCACGGCCATTGAAGCGGCAACCCACGGGCTGGACGTGATTATCTTAAGCCTGGTTCCTCCCCGGCGCTCCCATAGTACCGCAGCCCAGGGGGGAATGCAGGCTTCTTTGGGAAACTGCGCCATGGGTTACGGGGACAACCCGGACATTCACTTTGAAGATACGGTAAAAGGTTCCGACTGGGGCTGCGATCAGGATGTGGCCCGCCTCTTTGCCAACACCGCCCCCATAGCCGTACGGCAGATGGCCTACTGGGGAGTGCCCTGGAACCGGGTTGTAGCCGGCAGGAAAACCCTCCCCGATGGCCGGGAAATAGAGGACTTAAAGGAATACGAAGGATTGATTACGGCCCGGGATTTCGGGGGTACGGCCAAGTGGCGCACCTGCTACACCTCCGACGGCACGGGACACACCCTGCAGTACACCATGGACAGCATCGTCATCAAAATGGGTATCACCGTCCACGACCGCATGGAGGCCATCGCCCTGATTCATGACGGCGAGAACTGCTACGGGGCGGTGGCCCGCTGCCTGCGCACCGGCCAGCTCCATGCCTACCTGGCTCGCTCCACTGTCATTGCCACGGGCGGCTACGGCCGGCTGTACGGGATTTCCACCAATGCCGTGATCAACGAGGGCAGCGGCATGTTCCTGGCCCTGGAAACGGGCGTGGTACCACTGGGCAATATGGAGGCGGTCCAGTTTCACCCCACGGGGATGGTGCCGGTGGGGATTCTGATCACGGAAGGTGCCCGGGGTGATGGCGGGTACTTGCTGGACAAAAACCTTCACCGCTTCATGCCCGACTACGAACCAAAGAAAAAGGAACTGGCTTCCCGGGACGTGGTCTCGAGGCGCATGATCCAGCATATCCGCAAAGGTTACGGCGTGGAAAGCAAGTGGGGCCCCCACCTGTGGCTGGATATCCGCCACCTGGGACGGAAACATATTTATACCAACCTGCGGGAAATTGCCAACATATGTAAGAACTTTGCCGGCATCGACCCGGCCAAAGACCTGATTCCCGTACGTCCCACCCAGCATTACAGCATGGGGGGAGTCAGAACCAACATCGACGGACATGCCTACGGTTTAAAGGGCTTATTTGCCGTGGGAGAGGCCGCCTGCTGGGACCTGCACGGCTTCAACCGCCTGGGGGGCAATTCCCTGGCCGAAACCATTGTGGCCGGCATGGTGGTGGGCAAGAAGGTGGCCGAATACACCCTGGGAGCCGCTCTGGATTGCCCCCTTAAGCTGGTGGATGAGCACGTCAAACGTCAGGAAAACAGGATAAACGATCTCATTTCCGGCCGGCTGGGCAACGAAAATGTTTACGAGCTCCGCAAGCAGATGGAAGACACCCTGATGGAATACGTGGGCATCTTCCGCAACGGTCCCGATTTGCAAAAGGCCGTGGACAAGCTCCAGGAGCTTTACCGGCGCTCCTTAAGGCTGGGGCTGCGGTCCAGCGGGAAATATGCCAACCCGGAACTGGCCTCCGCCTTAAGGCTGCCCGGCATGATCCGCCTGGCCCTGTGCATAGCCTATGGTGCTTTAAACCGCACCGAGAGCCGGGGCAGCCACGCCCGGGAAGACTACCCCTACCGGGACGACGTGAACTGGCTCAAGCGCACCCTGGCCTACTGGCCGCCGGGAGCTGAACTGCCGGTCCTGAAATATGAGCCGGTAAAAATCACCGAACTCCCGCCGGGAGACCGGGGCTACGGCGAATCGTCGGCGGCAAATGCCGCCAAGCCGGAAAATGTTCAGTAG
- the proB gene encoding glutamate 5-kinase, whose product MAGERDFRHIKRVVVKVGSSSIIYPTGRPNLSQMEQLVRQLADLHNQGKEVLLVTSGAIGVGQHRLGYTRRPRTIPEKQAAAAVGQGMLMHMYEKFFAEYGVAVGQVLLTREDFSERKRFLNARNTMYTLLRLGVVPVINENDTVAVEEIKLGDNDNLAALVATLVDAELLILLSDIDGLYDADPRKNSGARLIAEVNEITPELEAISGGAGTSLGTGGIVTKLQAARIAMHSGIITVLAGSSEKDVVRRVVAGEPLGTVFWPCSRLEKKKCWIAYSSTVHGRIYVDEGAARALVENGKSLLPSGIIRVEGSFEMGNTVSICDATGKEIARGIVNYSSAEVERIKGLQTKEIARVLGHKDYDEVVHRNNLVLDI is encoded by the coding sequence ATGGCCGGGGAGAGGGATTTCCGCCATATCAAACGGGTTGTGGTCAAAGTGGGTTCCAGTTCCATTATCTATCCCACCGGGCGGCCCAACCTTTCCCAGATGGAACAGCTGGTGAGACAACTGGCGGATTTACACAACCAGGGTAAAGAAGTGCTTCTGGTCACTTCGGGAGCCATTGGGGTAGGACAGCACCGTTTGGGCTACACCCGCCGTCCCAGGACCATTCCTGAAAAACAGGCCGCCGCGGCGGTAGGCCAGGGTATGCTCATGCATATGTATGAAAAGTTCTTTGCCGAATACGGTGTTGCCGTGGGACAGGTCCTCCTAACCCGGGAGGATTTCAGCGAACGCAAGCGATTTTTAAACGCCCGCAACACCATGTATACCCTTTTGCGCCTGGGCGTGGTACCCGTTATCAATGAAAATGACACGGTGGCGGTGGAGGAAATAAAGCTGGGGGACAACGACAACCTGGCGGCCCTGGTGGCCACGCTGGTGGATGCCGAGTTGCTGATTCTTTTATCGGATATAGACGGCCTTTACGATGCCGATCCCCGCAAAAACAGCGGGGCCAGGCTAATTGCGGAAGTGAACGAAATCACGCCGGAACTGGAAGCCATTTCCGGAGGGGCGGGTACGTCCCTGGGCACCGGCGGTATTGTGACCAAGCTGCAGGCGGCACGCATTGCCATGCACTCGGGGATCATTACCGTGCTGGCCGGTTCTTCCGAAAAGGACGTGGTAAGGCGGGTGGTGGCCGGCGAACCCCTGGGCACGGTATTCTGGCCCTGCAGCCGGCTGGAGAAAAAAAAGTGCTGGATTGCCTACAGCTCCACGGTGCACGGCCGCATCTACGTTGATGAAGGAGCGGCGCGGGCGCTGGTGGAAAACGGGAAGAGCCTTTTGCCTTCGGGGATTATCCGGGTGGAAGGTTCCTTTGAGATGGGGAACACCGTGAGCATCTGCGATGCTACAGGTAAAGAAATTGCCCGGGGTATAGTGAACTATTCCTCTGCCGAAGTGGAACGCATCAAGGGTTTACAGACCAAAGAAATTGCCCGGGTATTGGGGCATAAGGACTACGATGAGGTGGTCCACCGCAATAACCTGGTGCTGGATATTTAA
- the nadD gene encoding nicotinate-nucleotide adenylyltransferase, with protein sequence MAQTLKRLGIMGGTFDPIHYGHLVAAEGARHTFQLEKVIFIPAGRPPHKTKRKITDPHHRWIMTELAVASNPYFDTSTIEVDRPGYSYTIDTVREVRNLYPGAEIFFITGADAVLEILNWKNVNELLEMCWFIAATRPGYPLGNLKRRLAGIGPEYVKRIIPMEVPALAISSTEIRARVQEGRPIKYLLPEPVEAYILNRGLYK encoded by the coding sequence ATGGCACAGACGCTGAAAAGATTGGGCATCATGGGCGGTACCTTCGACCCCATCCACTACGGACACCTGGTTGCCGCCGAGGGGGCCCGTCATACCTTTCAACTGGAAAAGGTTATTTTTATTCCTGCCGGCCGCCCCCCCCACAAAACGAAGCGGAAAATTACCGACCCCCACCACCGGTGGATTATGACCGAACTGGCCGTGGCCAGCAACCCCTACTTTGATACATCCACCATCGAAGTGGACCGGCCGGGGTACTCCTACACTATTGATACGGTGCGGGAGGTCCGGAATCTTTACCCGGGGGCAGAAATTTTTTTTATTACCGGTGCGGATGCGGTACTGGAAATATTGAACTGGAAAAACGTAAATGAATTGCTGGAAATGTGCTGGTTTATTGCTGCTACCCGGCCCGGCTACCCGCTGGGAAATTTAAAGCGCCGGCTGGCGGGGATAGGTCCGGAGTACGTAAAGCGCATTATCCCGATGGAAGTGCCGGCCCTGGCCATTTCTTCCACGGAAATCAGGGCCCGCGTGCAGGAAGGGCGTCCCATCAAGTATCTTCTGCCCGAGCCGGTAGAGGCGTACATCTTGAACCGGGGGCTGTATAAATGA
- a CDS encoding fumarate reductase iron-sulfur subunit, producing MAERLLTFSIFRYNPNTPEIKPYMQEYKLEEMPGMTLFVALNKIREEQDPSLMFDFVCRAAICGSCAMLVNGKPRLACKTLTKDLPSRITLFPLPVFKLVGDLSVDTGTWFRHMSLKTEAWIHTTKEFDPQAQEERMDNETALKIYEAERCIECGCCIAGCATANIREDFIGAAGINRVARFMVDPRDERSPQEYFEVVGTEEGTFGCVGLMACEDNCPMELPLQMQLAYVRRKLAAAGLAARPQTRAG from the coding sequence ATGGCTGAACGCCTGCTGACTTTCAGCATCTTCCGCTACAACCCCAACACGCCGGAAATAAAGCCCTACATGCAGGAGTACAAGCTCGAGGAAATGCCGGGCATGACCCTGTTTGTGGCCTTAAATAAAATCCGGGAGGAACAGGACCCCTCCCTGATGTTTGACTTCGTGTGCCGGGCGGCCATCTGCGGCTCCTGTGCCATGCTGGTGAACGGGAAGCCCCGCCTGGCTTGCAAAACCCTCACCAAAGACCTGCCGTCCAGGATTACCCTCTTCCCCCTGCCGGTATTCAAGCTCGTCGGGGACCTCTCGGTGGACACGGGCACCTGGTTCAGGCACATGTCCCTGAAGACGGAAGCCTGGATCCATACAACCAAAGAATTCGATCCCCAGGCCCAGGAAGAGCGCATGGACAACGAAACGGCCCTGAAAATTTACGAGGCGGAGCGGTGCATTGAATGCGGGTGCTGCATTGCCGGCTGCGCCACGGCCAATATCCGGGAAGATTTCATCGGAGCGGCGGGCATAAACCGGGTGGCCCGGTTTATGGTCGACCCCCGGGATGAACGCAGCCCGCAGGAATATTTCGAAGTGGTGGGCACGGAAGAGGGCACCTTTGGCTGCGTGGGCCTTATGGCCTGCGAAGACAACTGCCCCATGGAGCTGCCCCTGCAAATGCAGCTGGCCTACGTGCGCCGCAAGCTGGCCGCGGCCGGTCTTGCTGCCAGGCCGCAAACCAGGGCCGGTTAA
- a CDS encoding glutamate-5-semialdehyde dehydrogenase yields MIEQIEREVREKAQKAREAARHLAYLSTEVKDRALLAMADSLVKNQESILAANEVDVRAGREKGLSRALIDRLLLTPERIEDMAEGLRAVASLPDPVGEIESMWLRPNGLQVGRMRVPLGVVGMIYEARPNVTVDAAGLCLKAGNAVVLRGGSEAINSNRAIVTVIASAAERSGIPAGAIELIENTDRAAVNVMLKLNGLLDVLIPRGGAGLIRAVVENATVPVIETGVGNCHVYVDEGADLEMARSIVINAKCQRPGVCNAMETLLVHQEVARELLPGLLEDLKEAGVEVRGCEKTRELAPWVVPATEEDWATEYLDLILAVKVVESMEEAMEHIYRYGTRHSEAIVTRDYARARRFLREVDAAAVYVNASTRFTDGYQYGFGAEIGISTQKLHARGPMGLKELTTYKYIVFGEGQIRS; encoded by the coding sequence ATGATCGAACAAATTGAGCGAGAGGTTAGGGAGAAAGCTCAAAAAGCCAGGGAGGCCGCCCGGCATCTGGCCTACCTTTCCACTGAGGTTAAGGACCGCGCCCTTTTGGCCATGGCCGACAGCCTGGTCAAGAACCAGGAGAGCATCCTGGCAGCCAACGAGGTTGATGTGCGGGCCGGCCGGGAGAAGGGCTTATCACGGGCACTCATCGACCGTTTGCTGCTCACCCCCGAGCGGATTGAGGATATGGCCGAAGGGTTGAGGGCCGTGGCTTCCCTGCCCGATCCGGTGGGGGAGATCGAGTCCATGTGGCTGCGGCCCAACGGCCTGCAGGTGGGACGCATGCGTGTTCCCCTGGGGGTAGTGGGGATGATTTACGAGGCCCGGCCCAATGTTACTGTGGATGCCGCCGGCCTGTGTTTGAAAGCAGGTAACGCCGTAGTGCTGCGGGGTGGCTCTGAGGCCATCAATTCCAACCGCGCCATTGTGACCGTCATTGCGTCGGCCGCCGAACGCTCAGGTATCCCCGCCGGAGCCATTGAGCTCATTGAAAACACCGATCGGGCGGCAGTGAATGTAATGCTTAAGCTGAACGGTCTTTTGGATGTACTTATTCCCCGGGGCGGGGCGGGATTAATCCGGGCGGTGGTCGAGAATGCCACGGTCCCGGTAATTGAAACGGGCGTGGGCAACTGCCACGTTTATGTGGACGAAGGTGCCGATCTGGAAATGGCCCGTTCTATCGTGATCAATGCCAAATGCCAGCGTCCCGGAGTTTGCAATGCCATGGAAACGCTGCTGGTACACCAGGAGGTGGCCCGGGAGCTGCTGCCGGGGCTTTTGGAGGATTTAAAGGAGGCCGGGGTAGAGGTACGGGGATGCGAGAAGACGCGTGAGCTGGCGCCCTGGGTAGTACCGGCCACAGAGGAGGATTGGGCGACGGAGTACCTGGACCTGATCCTGGCCGTGAAGGTGGTGGAATCCATGGAGGAGGCCATGGAGCATATCTACCGCTACGGCACCAGGCATTCCGAGGCCATCGTCACCCGGGATTATGCCAGGGCCAGGCGGTTTTTGCGGGAAGTGGATGCGGCGGCGGTATATGTAAACGCCTCCACCCGTTTTACAGACGGTTACCAGTACGGTTTTGGGGCGGAGATCGGCATTTCCACCCAGAAGCTCCATGCCCGGGGCCCCATGGGGTTGAAGGAGCTAACCACTTACAAGTATATTGTTTTTGGCGAGGGTCAAATCCGGAGTTAA
- a CDS encoding stalk domain-containing protein produces MKGFIHGKFPVFLPVLCLFAFSFIAPAAAGAGTVVLKLSSNQAVVDGAVYPLPKAPAIKDGVALVPLRFLVETLGMEVHWDSRSREITIKGQERKIHLKPESKEAVVEGQIQQLPCAPTISGGTTLVPLRFVAETLKCQVFYDAPSREIRITLPPPPPPPNRPPVARFEIEKTTVAQGETVIYRDESYDPDGDGLVEVKWTGRQRAFFKPGEYTVTLQVKDSRGAWSEPASKIITVTEEVLMDEVTYNLHHPIPGEPLDLSAVKVLDLPAVDPATAMNRDMLMVSNSPEVITGEGILYADTLLGTARLYYHHINGNTVKQHVYLLATNNGFDTATVTIREKATAGPGDPMAAGRVATHRYLAAGAEQSRTIYLAPGESKILNEGHKPIAPGLCVHGIFDIHTDREVLFSVVATEGRDPITAYRDLAVLPPDGKHIRGTFPLANRFLSVHLYENKPARLVIADGGGDSFLYGRDGVTNLLGYNKGNYGVLYEITIESKHRMGVFFSPRGGPFAGAATWDGQPFYLPNRGVLNPPGQGALVGIIEPGQQKTLRFMPPAASYLPINLVFIPF; encoded by the coding sequence ATGAAAGGATTTATCCATGGAAAGTTCCCGGTTTTTTTACCGGTCCTTTGCCTGTTTGCCTTTTCTTTTATAGCCCCGGCGGCTGCCGGCGCCGGCACGGTTGTCCTGAAGCTGTCCTCCAACCAGGCAGTAGTTGACGGGGCGGTTTACCCCCTCCCAAAGGCACCGGCAATTAAGGACGGGGTCGCCCTGGTGCCTTTGCGCTTTCTGGTGGAAACGCTGGGCATGGAAGTACACTGGGACAGCCGGTCCCGGGAGATAACCATTAAAGGACAGGAGCGAAAGATACATCTCAAACCGGAAAGCAAAGAGGCAGTGGTTGAAGGCCAGATCCAGCAACTGCCCTGCGCGCCCACCATCAGCGGCGGCACTACCCTGGTACCCCTGCGTTTCGTGGCCGAAACCTTAAAATGCCAGGTTTTCTACGATGCTCCCAGCCGGGAAATCAGAATTACCCTACCTCCGCCACCGCCCCCGCCAAACCGGCCCCCGGTGGCCCGTTTCGAGATCGAAAAGACCACCGTGGCCCAGGGGGAGACAGTCATTTACCGGGATGAAAGTTATGACCCCGATGGGGACGGGCTGGTGGAAGTGAAATGGACGGGCAGGCAGCGGGCCTTTTTCAAACCGGGGGAATATACCGTTACCCTGCAGGTCAAGGACAGCCGCGGTGCGTGGAGCGAACCAGCCAGCAAAATCATTACCGTCACCGAAGAAGTGCTCATGGACGAGGTAACCTATAACCTGCACCACCCCATCCCGGGGGAACCCCTGGATTTGTCAGCGGTTAAGGTGCTCGATCTGCCGGCCGTCGACCCGGCCACCGCTATGAACAGGGATATGTTAATGGTCAGCAACAGCCCGGAGGTCATTACCGGGGAAGGGATCCTGTATGCCGATACCCTGCTGGGAACGGCCCGGCTTTATTACCACCACATTAACGGGAACACCGTCAAACAGCACGTTTATCTCCTGGCCACCAACAACGGTTTTGACACAGCCACGGTAACCATCAGGGAAAAGGCCACTGCCGGCCCCGGGGACCCCATGGCCGCAGGGCGGGTGGCCACCCACCGCTACCTGGCGGCCGGGGCGGAACAGTCCCGGACCATTTACCTGGCGCCGGGGGAAAGCAAAATTCTAAACGAGGGTCACAAGCCCATTGCGCCGGGGCTATGTGTGCACGGCATTTTTGATATACATACCGACCGGGAGGTACTCTTTTCCGTGGTGGCCACGGAAGGCCGGGATCCCATAACAGCATATCGTGATCTGGCCGTGCTTCCCCCGGATGGCAAGCACATCCGGGGCACCTTTCCCCTGGCCAACCGGTTCCTGTCGGTACACCTTTACGAAAACAAGCCAGCCCGGCTGGTTATTGCCGATGGCGGGGGTGATTCCTTCCTTTACGGCAGGGATGGGGTCACCAACCTTCTGGGATATAATAAGGGCAACTACGGTGTGCTCTACGAAATAACCATTGAGTCGAAGCACCGCATGGGCGTGTTTTTCTCGCCCCGGGGCGGGCCCTTTGCCGGCGCGGCCACCTGGGACGGCCAGCCCTTCTACCTGCCCAACCGGGGCGTGCTGAACCCACCCGGCCAGGGGGCGCTGGTGGGCATCATCGAACCCGGGCAGCAAAAAACCCTGCGCTTCATGCCTCCGGCGGCATCCTACCTGCCGATCAACCTGGTTTTTATACCTTTTTAG